The genomic window ATCGGGTCGTCAGGCATCGAGCAGGCCGTCCACGAAGGCCTCGGCGTCGAAGGGGATCAGGTCGTCCACCCCCTCGCCCACGCCCACGAAGGCGATGGGCAGCTTCAGGCGGTCCAGGATGGGCACCACCACGCCCCCCTTGGCGCTGCCGTCCAGCTTGGTGAGCACCAGGTCGGTGACGCCGGCGGTACGGGCGAAGACCTCGGCCTGCTGCAGCCCGTTCTGGCCCGTGGTGGCGTCCAGCACCAGCAGCACCCGGTGGGGGGCCTCGGGAATGACCTTCTGGAGGCTGCGCCGGATCTTGTCCAGCTCCTTCATGAGGTGGTCCTTGGTATGGAGCCGGCCCGCGGTGTCGATGAGCACCCAGGGGGTGCCCTTGGCCTTGGCGCTGGTGGCCCCGTCGAAGGCGATGGCCGCCGGGTCGCCGCCCATCTGGTTGCGGATCACCGGCACCCCGGCCCGCTCGCCCCAGCGCTCCAGCTGGTCGATGGCGGCCGCCCGGAAGGTGTCTCCGGCCACCACCAGCACCCCCTCGCCCCGGGCCTTGAGGTGGGCCGCCAGCTTGCCCAGGGTGGTGGTCTTGCCCACGCCGTTGACGCCCACCAGCAGCACCACCTGGGGGGTGGCAGCCACGAAGGGCTGGGCGGGGCGCTGCCGGAGGAGTTTCAGCAGCTCGTCCTTGAGCACGGCCTTGGGATCGATCTCCGTGCCGCCCTTCAGCTCCGTCCGGAGCCGGGCCATGAGCCGGTCCACGGCCCCCACGCCCAGGTCCGCCTGGAGCAGCAGATCCTCCAGCTCCTGGAGCTGGGCCTCGTCCAGGCGCCGCAGGCCCAGCAGCCGGCCCATGGGCGCCAGCACCAGCTCCTGGGTGCGCTTCAGGCCCTGCTTGAATTTGTCGAACAGGCCACCCAGAAGACCCACGCCCACCTCGCGGCTCCAGTCTACCGAATCGCCGGCCCTTCCTGCCTCCGCAAGTGGTGTTCCACATGGAACATACCCGGTGGCCGCGGGCGCAGGGCCGCTTCGGGGGTCAGTGCGGGTCCAGGCGCTTCACCTCCGGGGGTCGCGTGTCCACGCTGCCCCCGGTGGCCCCGCTCAAGAGCAGGCCCGCCACCCAGATGGCCGTATCGATCCGGGGGCCCACCAGGTACCGCCGCTCGGCCCTGGGGGTGGAGAAGCGGGGCAGGTTCGGGACGCGGATGGGGCGCAGGGTCGGCGGCCGGCCCAGCTCCCGCGCCTCGCAGACCAGCTCGTAGGGCGGGTTCCAGGGGGAAGGTGCCGCCGGGCTGAAGGCCAGGGGCGGCAGCTGCAGCACCAGGGAAAAGGCCTCGGTCAGCATGGACGCACCCCCGGGAAAGGGTACGGCCCGATGCTTCCCGAGGCCAGGAACCTGAAATGAAACCTAACGCTTTTTTCGGGTCGGCTTGAGGGCCTCGGGGCGTTTCCAGCCCACCAGCGCGTGCTCGAAGACTTCCTCCACATGCTTCACGGGGTGGAAGCGCAGCTGCTTGCGCAGCTCAGGATCGATCTCCTCGAGGTCCTTCTGGTTGGCGTGGGGGATGAGGATGTCCTTGATGCCGAGCCGCAGGGCCGCCAGGGACTTCTCCTTGAGGCCGCCGATGGCCAGGGCCTCGCCGCGCAGGTCGATCTCGCCCGTCATGGCCAGGGTGTTCCGCACGGGGACATCCTTCAGCACGGAGAGCAGCACGGTGGCGATGGCGAGGCCGGCGCTGGGGCCGTCCTTGGGGATGGCGCCCTCCGGGAAGTGGATGTGGATGTCCTGCTTCTGGAAGACCTCTGGATCGATCTGGAAGGCGTCGCCCCGGCTGCGGATGTAGCTGAGGGCCGCCTGGGCGCTCTCCTTCATGACATCGCCCAGCTGGCCGGTGAGGATCAGCAGGCCCTTGCCCGGCATCTTCAGGGCTTCGACGAAGAGCACATCGCCCCCCACGGAAGTCCAGGCCAGGCCCGTCACCACGCCCACGCGCGGGGCCTTCAGCCGCTCGTCCTGGAGGAGCTTCACGGGCCCGAGCAGCTCGTGGATGCTCTTCTCGTCGAGGGTGAGCTTCTTCCTCAGTGTCTTCTCCGCCACGCGGCGGGCCACCTTGCGGCACACGGCGCCGAGTTCGCGCTCCAGCTGGCGCAGGCCCGCCTCCCGCGTGTAGCCCGTGATGATGGCCTTCAGGGCCTTCCGGGGGATCGCCACCTGCTTGTGGGTGACGCCGTGCTTCTCCATCTGCTTGGGGATGAGGTGCTGCTCGGCGATGCCGACCTTCTCCTCCAGGGTGTAGCTGCTGAGGTAGATGATCTCCATGCGGTCGCGGAAGGCCGGGTGGATGGGCTCGAGCTCGTTGGCGTTGGCGAGGAACAGCACCTGGCTGAGGTCCAGGGGCACATTCAGGTAGTGGTCGCGGAAGGTGTGGTTCTGCTCGGGGTCCAGCACCTCCAGCAGGGCCGCGCTCGGGTCGCCGCGCATGTCGCGGCCGATCTTGTCGACCTCGTCGAGCATGATCACGGGGTTCATGCTCTTGATCTGGTGCAGGGCCTGCACGATGCGGCCGGGCATGGCGCCCACATAGGTGCGGCGGTGGCCGCGGATCTCGCTCTCGTCATGCACGCCGCCCAGGGAGATGCGCGCGTACTTGCGGCCCAGCGCCCGGGCGATGGACTTGCCGAGGCTGGTCTTGCCCACGCCCGGAGGGCCCACGAAGCAGAGGATGGTGCCGCGGAGATCCGGCTTGAGCTTGCGCACGGCCAGGAACTCCAGGAGGCGGTCCTTGATCTTGGAGAGGCCGAAGTGATCCTCGTCCAGCACGGTCTTGGCCTGCTTGAGGTCCAGGTTGTCCTCGGTGACCTGCCCCCAGGGCAGCTCGGTCATCCACTCCAGGTAGGTGCGGGTCACCGCGGTCTCGCTGGAATCCGGGTGCATGCGCTCGAGCTTCTTGAGGTTGCGCTCGATCTCCACCAGGGGCTCGTCGGGCACCTTCATCTTGGCCAGCTTGTCGCGGAAGGCCGCGATCTCCTCGGAGAGCTCCGAGCCCTCGCCCAGCTCCTGCTGGATGGCCTTCAGCTGCTGGCGGAGGTAGTACTCCCGCTGGCTCTTGTCCATCTCGCCGCGGGCTTCCATGGTGATCTTCTGCTGCACTTCCAGCAGCTGGATCTCCCGCATGAGCAGCTCGTTCACGCGCTTGAGGCGCAGGCCCGGGTGGGCGATCTCCAGCACTTCCTGGGTCTGCTGCAGCTTCAGGTCCAGGTTCGAGGCCACCAGGTCCGCCAGGCGGCCCGGGTTGTCCAGGTTGCCCGCGATGACCAGCACCTCCTGGGGCAGCGTCTTGCCCAGGGCCACGGCCTTCTCCAGGGTCTGCTTCACGCTGCGCATCAGCGCGTCCTGCTCCAGGTCCGGGGACTTCAGCTCGGGTTCAGCCAGGGGCTCCACCCGCGCCTTGAAGAGGTTCTCGGTCTCGGTGAAGTACTCCACGCGCACGCGCTGGAGGCCCTGCACCAAGGCGCGGATGCGGCCGTCCGGCAGCTTCAGCACGCGCATGATGAGCGCCGCCGTGCCCACCTGGTAGAGGTCCTCGGGCCGGGGGTTGTCCATCTCCACCTGCTTCTGGGAGAGCAGGAGGATCATGCGGTTCTCCACCAGGGCCGTATCCACGGCTCGGATGGACTTCTCGCGGCTCACGCTCAGCGGCAGGATCACATAGGGGTAGACCACCACATCCCGCAAGGGCAGCACCGGCAACTCTTCCGGCAGCTTGGGGGATTCGTCGGGCGGGGGGGGCAGGAGTACATCGTCGGCCACGGAAAACCTCGGCCCTATAGAATACCGCTACTTCTTCCGCGTCCTCAGCACGGGGGCCTCGGCCTCGCCCGGGAACAGCGCCTGGGGCATGGGCTTGGCCGATTTGGAGGGCTCCAGCGCGGGCGGGGCGGAAGGCGAAGCTGGAGCCGGGATCGGCGCGGCCGAGGCCGCGCGCCCCGTGGCCGCCTCTTTGTGCATGAGGCCCTCGAGGGCCTTCACGAAGTCCGGCAGGTCCTTGAAGTCGCGGTAGACGCTGGCGAAACGCACATAGGCCACCTGGTCGAGGCCCTTCAGCTCGTCCATGATCAGCTCGCCCAGCTCGCGGCTTCGGATCTCGCGGTCGGGGCGCTCCATGAGCCGGGCCTGCAGGTCGCCCACCAGCTGCTCGATGCGGGCCAGTGACACGGGCCGCTTCTGGCAGGCCAGGAGCAGGCCCTTCATGACCTTCTGGCGGTCGAAGGGCTCGCGCCGCCCATCCTTCTTGAGGATCACCAGCGGCACCTCCTCCACCCGCTCGTAGCTGGTGAAGCGGCGGGCGCAGGACAGGCACTCCCGGCGGCGGCGGATGGAGTCGCCCTCGCGGGACTCCCGGGAGTCCACCACCTTGTCCTCCAGGTGACCGCAGAAGGGGCAGCGCACGGGGGCCTTAGACCTCCACGACGCGCGGCTCCATCACCGCCTCGCAGGTGACGGAATTGGCCACGAAGCAGTACTTGTGGGCCTTCTCGAAGAGCTCCACCACCTTGGCCATGCTGGTGCCGCGGGGCACCCGGATGACGGGGCGGAGGTGCACCTGGGTGATGCGCGTGACCTTGTCCACGGTGTCCAGCACGGACTCCGCGTGATCCTCGTAGCCCACCACATCGACCTTCGCCTTGGCGCAGAGGGCCAGGAAGGTGAGCATGTGGCAGGTGGCGAGGGCCGAGCCCAGCAGGTCCTCGGGGTTCCAGCGGGTGACCTCGCCCGCGTACTCCGCCGCACTGCTGACGGCGATGGGGTGCTTGCCGGGGGCCGTGACGGTGGCGTTGCGGGTGTAGGAAGCGTCGTGGGTGCTGCCGGTCCAGGCGAGGGTGAGGGGATAGCGGTGGGCCATGGGGTACTCCTCGGGAAGCCTGCGCCCAGCATGCCACAGGCCGCCTCATGCTAGCCTGGGGCGGCCCTCCGGAGTCCCCATGCGGCTGCTGATCCCCACGACCCTGGCCCTGCTGTCCCTGCCCGTCCAGGCCCAGTTCTGGAGCGAGCTGGCCAACCCCAAGGTCGAGGTGACGGTGGTCCACCCGCCGGGCCTGGGGCTCAAGGTGGAGCGCCTGGCCTTCGCACCCTCCCGCGACCTCAACTCCCGCGAGCTGGCGGACGCCCTCACGGCCGACCTGGTGCAGAGCCGCCAGGTGGAGGTGGTGGACCGCGCCCACCTCGACGCGGTGCTGAAGGAGCAGGAGCTGGGCGCCAGCGGCTTCGTGGAGCCCGCCACCATCGCCAAACTGGGCAAGCTGCTGGGCCCCAGCGTGCTGGTGATCGTGAATGTGAACCGCTCCGACCTCAGCCGCAACCAGTCCGTCAAAGAGGAGCGCAGCACCGACTACAAGACCAAGCAGGAGATCGTGCGCCTCAAGCGGACCAGCATCACCAGCCTGGATTTCAGCGCCACCGTGCAGGTGGTGGATCTCAGCACCGGCCGCGTCTTCGGCGCCCAGCGCCTGGAGGATGCCCCGAGCCTGAGCAACACCTCGTACGAGGGCTTCCCCGCCTATCCCCGCGATTCCGAGGTGCGGCGCCTGGCCTTCGAGACCGCCAAGGTGAAGGTGCTGCGCATGCTCCTGGCCTGGAGCGAGGTGCGGAAGCTCACCTTCTTCGACGACGAGGTCTTCGGCATGGCCAAGGCCCACGACCGCCTCAAGGCCCGCGACCTGCGCGGCGCCCTGGACCTGGCCCTGGACGGGCTGGAGCAGTCGAAGCGGGACAAGGGCCAGAAGCCCAAGTACTACCCCCGGGCCCAATACAATGTCGGCATCATCCGCTTCAGCCAGGGTCAGTACGAGGAGGCCCTGCCCTACCTCCGCGCAGCCCTGGACATGCAGCCCGACGCCAGCATCTTCCAGACGGCCCTGCGGGAGTGCCAGGATGCCATCGGCCTGCAGGAGGCCCTGCGCCGCGCGGAGGCCACCCCGGCCCGGGCCGAGGTCAAGCCTGAATCAAGGCCCGAGACGAGGTCCGAGTCCAGGGCAGAGCCCAAGTCCGAGCGTGGACCCGCCGCCCAGGCCAGCCCCGAGGCACGCCTGCAGAAGCTCCAGGAGCTCTACAAGAAGGGCCTGCTGGACAAGAAGGACTACGAGGCCAAG from Geothrix sp. includes these protein-coding regions:
- the nrdR gene encoding transcriptional regulator NrdR — translated: MRCPFCGHLEDKVVDSRESREGDSIRRRRECLSCARRFTSYERVEEVPLVILKKDGRREPFDRQKVMKGLLLACQKRPVSLARIEQLVGDLQARLMERPDREIRSRELGELIMDELKGLDQVAYVRFASVYRDFKDLPDFVKALEGLMHKEAATGRAASAAPIPAPASPSAPPALEPSKSAKPMPQALFPGEAEAPVLRTRKK
- a CDS encoding OsmC family protein; amino-acid sequence: MAHRYPLTLAWTGSTHDASYTRNATVTAPGKHPIAVSSAAEYAGEVTRWNPEDLLGSALATCHMLTFLALCAKAKVDVVGYEDHAESVLDTVDKVTRITQVHLRPVIRVPRGTSMAKVVELFEKAHKYCFVANSVTCEAVMEPRVVEV
- a CDS encoding CsgG/HfaB family protein encodes the protein MRLLIPTTLALLSLPVQAQFWSELANPKVEVTVVHPPGLGLKVERLAFAPSRDLNSRELADALTADLVQSRQVEVVDRAHLDAVLKEQELGASGFVEPATIAKLGKLLGPSVLVIVNVNRSDLSRNQSVKEERSTDYKTKQEIVRLKRTSITSLDFSATVQVVDLSTGRVFGAQRLEDAPSLSNTSYEGFPAYPRDSEVRRLAFETAKVKVLRMLLAWSEVRKLTFFDDEVFGMAKAHDRLKARDLRGALDLALDGLEQSKRDKGQKPKYYPRAQYNVGIIRFSQGQYEEALPYLRAALDMQPDASIFQTALRECQDAIGLQEALRRAEATPARAEVKPESRPETRSESRAEPKSERGPAAQASPEARLQKLQELYKKGLLDKKDYEAKKAEILKEL
- the lon gene encoding endopeptidase La, whose amino-acid sequence is MADDVLLPPPPDESPKLPEELPVLPLRDVVVYPYVILPLSVSREKSIRAVDTALVENRMILLLSQKQVEMDNPRPEDLYQVGTAALIMRVLKLPDGRIRALVQGLQRVRVEYFTETENLFKARVEPLAEPELKSPDLEQDALMRSVKQTLEKAVALGKTLPQEVLVIAGNLDNPGRLADLVASNLDLKLQQTQEVLEIAHPGLRLKRVNELLMREIQLLEVQQKITMEARGEMDKSQREYYLRQQLKAIQQELGEGSELSEEIAAFRDKLAKMKVPDEPLVEIERNLKKLERMHPDSSETAVTRTYLEWMTELPWGQVTEDNLDLKQAKTVLDEDHFGLSKIKDRLLEFLAVRKLKPDLRGTILCFVGPPGVGKTSLGKSIARALGRKYARISLGGVHDESEIRGHRRTYVGAMPGRIVQALHQIKSMNPVIMLDEVDKIGRDMRGDPSAALLEVLDPEQNHTFRDHYLNVPLDLSQVLFLANANELEPIHPAFRDRMEIIYLSSYTLEEKVGIAEQHLIPKQMEKHGVTHKQVAIPRKALKAIITGYTREAGLRQLERELGAVCRKVARRVAEKTLRKKLTLDEKSIHELLGPVKLLQDERLKAPRVGVVTGLAWTSVGGDVLFVEALKMPGKGLLILTGQLGDVMKESAQAALSYIRSRGDAFQIDPEVFQKQDIHIHFPEGAIPKDGPSAGLAIATVLLSVLKDVPVRNTLAMTGEIDLRGEALAIGGLKEKSLAALRLGIKDILIPHANQKDLEEIDPELRKQLRFHPVKHVEEVFEHALVGWKRPEALKPTRKKR
- the ftsY gene encoding signal recognition particle-docking protein FtsY — protein: MGVGLLGGLFDKFKQGLKRTQELVLAPMGRLLGLRRLDEAQLQELEDLLLQADLGVGAVDRLMARLRTELKGGTEIDPKAVLKDELLKLLRQRPAQPFVAATPQVVLLVGVNGVGKTTTLGKLAAHLKARGEGVLVVAGDTFRAAAIDQLERWGERAGVPVIRNQMGGDPAAIAFDGATSAKAKGTPWVLIDTAGRLHTKDHLMKELDKIRRSLQKVIPEAPHRVLLVLDATTGQNGLQQAEVFARTAGVTDLVLTKLDGSAKGGVVVPILDRLKLPIAFVGVGEGVDDLIPFDAEAFVDGLLDA